From the Armatimonadota bacterium genome, the window AGCACGGCGTCGCCGTCGCAGTCCACCCGGATCTCCCGGACCCGCTGGATGTGGCCGGAGGTCTCGCCCTTGCGCCAGAGGCGGCCCCGGGACCGGCTCCAGTACCACGCCTGGCCGGTGCGCGCGGTGCGCTCCAGCGCCTCCCGATCCGCCGACGCCACCATCAGCACCTCGCCGGTGCGCGCGTCCTGGACCACGACCGTGACCACTCCGTCGGGTCCGAACCTCACCGCGTCCATGCGTCACCGTTTCGCTCCCCGCCAGGCGTGCGGACCGGAATCCCCCGCCGGCGCAGGTACTCCTTCACGTGGGCGATGCGCGCCTGGCCCCGGTGGAAGATGCCGGCCGCGAGGGCGGCATCCGCCCCCCCTTCGGTCAGCACCTGGTAGATGTGCTCGGCGCCGCCAGCGCCGCCGCTGGCGATCACCGGCACCGACACCGCCTCGCTCACCGCCCGGGTCAGCGCCAGATCGTAGCCGTCCCGGGTGCCGTCCCGGTCGATGCTGGTGAGCAGGATTTCCCCCGCTCCGAGCGCGGCCGCCCGGGCCGCCCACGCCACCGCGTCGAGGCCGGCGGGCCGGCGGCCGCCGTGGGTGCACACCTCCCACCGGCCGTCCGCGGCGCGGCGGGCATCGATGGCGGCCACCACGCACTGGCTGCCGAAGCGATCCGCCAGCTCCGCGATCAGGTCCGGGCGGGCCACGGCGGCGGTGTTGACGGCCACCTTGTCCGCTCCCGCCAGCAGCAACGCCCGGGCGTCGTCGGCCGTGCGCACCCCCCCGCCCACCGTGAGCGGGATGAAGACCGTTTCGGCCGTGCGGCGCACCACCTCCAGCAGGGTGCCGCGGCCCTCGACGGAGGCGGCGATGTCCAGCAGGACGATCTCGTCGGCGCCTTCCCCATCGTAGGCCGCGGCCAGCTCCGCGGGGTCGCCGGCATCCACCAGGTCCACAAAGCGCACGCCCTTGACCACCCGCCCGCCGGCGGTGTCCAGGCAGGGGATGATGCGGCGGGTCAGCACACTCCCGCCCCCCAACGCTGCGTCAGCCGCCGCAGGTCCAGGCGGCCGTCGTACAGCGCCCGGCCGACGATCGCCGCCTCCGCCCCCGCCCTCTCCACGGCCTCCAGGTCCTCCTCCGTGGCAATGCCTCCGGCGGCGACCACCGGGACGCCGGCGCACGTCACCAGCTCGGCCAGCACCTCGAGGTTGGGACCGGAGAGCGTACCGTCCCGGCCGATGTCCGTGTAGACGAACCGCACCGCGCCCTGCTCCCGCAGGCGCCGGGCGGCGTCGACCACGTCCAGCGGCGTCTGCTCGGTCCACCCCGAGAGGGCCACCCGCCGCCGCCGCGCGTCCAGGGCCACCGCCACCGCCGGACCAAACCGCCCCAGCGCCTCCCCCAGCCGGGTGGCCGCCGTCCCCACCACGACCCGCGACGCGCCGGCTGCCAGGGCAGCGGCGATGTCCTCCACCGTCCGCACTCCTCCGCCGACCTGCACGGCCACGCCCAGTCCACACAGCCGCGCCACCAGGTCCCGGTGCGCCGGCCGGCCGGCCAGCGCCCCGTCCAGGTCCACCACGTGCAGCCACCGCGCGCCCGCGTCCACCCACCGCCGCGCCCACTCCACCGGATCGCCGTAGTCCCTCGCCCGGCCCGGATTGCCCTGGACCAGGCGCACGGCGCGGCCGCCCCGCAGGTCCACTGCCGGGATGACGATCACGGCCCGCCCGCCCGTCCGGCCCCGGCCAGCATGTGCAGGGCGTTGCGGAGAATGTGGATTCCCGCCCGCCCGCTCTTTTCGGGGTGGAACTGCACGCCCAGGACCGCCCCCCGCCGCACCGCGGCAGCGAACTCCCGCCCGTAGTCGGTCACGGCCACCACGTCACCGTCCGCCGCCGGCTCGGCGACGTAGGAGTGAGCGTAGTAGACGTGGACGGGGCCGGCCAGCCCCCGCAGGAGGTCGCCGGACCGCGCCGGGCGCAGGACGTTCCAGCCCATGTGGGGGACCTTCACCGTCCCGGGCAGGCGGCGCACGGCCCCCTCCAGCAGCCCCAGCCCGCGCACGCCGGGGCTTTCCTCGCTGGCCTCAAACAGCAGCTGCATCCCCAGGCAGACGCCCAGCAGCGGCACGCCGGCGCGCGAGCGGTCCAGCACCCAGTCCCACAGGTCCGCCTGCCGCAGCCTCTCCACCGCCGCGCCGAAGTGGCCCACGCCGGGCAGGACCACCACATCCCACGCTCCGCCCGCGGGGGCCGACAGGACGGCCACCTGCGCCCCCGCCGCCTCCAGCGCACGGCCCAGACTGCGCAGGTTGCCGGCCCCGTAGTCCACCAGGGCCGCCCGGATCATGGTCCCAGCACCCCCTTGGTGGACGGCACGCCTCCTCCCCTGATGCGGGTGGCCAGGTGCAGGGCGATGCCGGTCCCCTTGAAGGCCGCCTCGACGACGTGGTGGGCGCTGCGTCCGTGCACCTGCACCAGGTGCAGGGTGAGGGCGCCGGAGGAGGCCAGGGCGCGGAAGAA encodes:
- the hisF gene encoding imidazole glycerol phosphate synthase subunit HisF codes for the protein MLTRRIIPCLDTAGGRVVKGVRFVDLVDAGDPAELAAAYDGEGADEIVLLDIAASVEGRGTLLEVVRRTAETVFIPLTVGGGVRTADDARALLLAGADKVAVNTAAVARPDLIAELADRFGSQCVVAAIDARRAADGRWEVCTHGGRRPAGLDAVAWAARAAALGAGEILLTSIDRDGTRDGYDLALTRAVSEAVSVPVIASGGAGGAEHIYQVLTEGGADAALAAGIFHRGQARIAHVKEYLRRRGIPVRTPGGERNGDAWTR
- the hisA gene encoding 1-(5-phosphoribosyl)-5-[(5-phosphoribosylamino)methylideneamino]imidazole-4-carboxamide isomerase: MIVIPAVDLRGGRAVRLVQGNPGRARDYGDPVEWARRWVDAGARWLHVVDLDGALAGRPAHRDLVARLCGLGVAVQVGGGVRTVEDIAAALAAGASRVVVGTAATRLGEALGRFGPAVAVALDARRRRVALSGWTEQTPLDVVDAARRLREQGAVRFVYTDIGRDGTLSGPNLEVLAELVTCAGVPVVAAGGIATEEDLEAVERAGAEAAIVGRALYDGRLDLRRLTQRWGAGVC
- the hisH gene encoding imidazole glycerol phosphate synthase subunit HisH codes for the protein MIRAALVDYGAGNLRSLGRALEAAGAQVAVLSAPAGGAWDVVVLPGVGHFGAAVERLRQADLWDWVLDRSRAGVPLLGVCLGMQLLFEASEESPGVRGLGLLEGAVRRLPGTVKVPHMGWNVLRPARSGDLLRGLAGPVHVYYAHSYVAEPAADGDVVAVTDYGREFAAAVRRGAVLGVQFHPEKSGRAGIHILRNALHMLAGAGRAGGP